In the Haloferula helveola genome, one interval contains:
- the rpsK gene encoding 30S ribosomal protein S11 encodes MADEETKNEAPDTGSEEAAAAPKAETPKTEETPAAPAAEAKGEEAKPEDGGAPKKEEKRDIFAEIAGAEEGQIKIHKAKGSKNISKGIVHVTATFNNTIVSVTDASGNTIGWSSAGKMGFKGSRKSTAYAAQVVSQDACRQAMGHGLKEAEVRVKGPGSGRESAVRAVQALGVDVTGIRDVTPIPHNGCRPKKARRV; translated from the coding sequence ATGGCTGACGAAGAAACCAAGAACGAAGCTCCTGACACTGGTTCGGAGGAAGCGGCTGCCGCCCCGAAGGCGGAGACCCCGAAGACCGAGGAGACTCCCGCGGCACCTGCTGCCGAAGCCAAGGGCGAGGAAGCAAAGCCTGAGGATGGCGGCGCTCCGAAGAAGGAGGAGAAGCGCGACATTTTCGCCGAGATCGCCGGCGCCGAAGAGGGTCAGATCAAGATCCACAAGGCCAAGGGATCGAAGAACATCTCGAAGGGCATCGTCCACGTGACGGCCACCTTCAACAACACGATCGTCAGCGTCACCGACGCCAGCGGCAACACCATCGGCTGGTCGAGCGCCGGCAAGATGGGCTTCAAGGGTTCGCGCAAGAGCACGGCCTACGCCGCCCAGGTGGTTTCGCAAGACGCCTGCCGCCAGGCGATGGGCCACGGCCTCAAGGAGGCTGAAGTCCGCGTCAAGGGTCCGGGTTCGGGCCGTGAGTCGGCCGTTCGTGCCGTCCAAGCACTCGGCGTCGATGTCACCGGCATCCGCGACGTCACCCCGATCCCGCACAACGGTTGCCGTCCGAAGAAGGCCCGCCGCGTTTAA
- the zwf gene encoding glucose-6-phosphate dehydrogenase: MSNPFREDLVSRNRPQPCTVVIFGATGDLTHRKLVPALYNLAVDGELPPGVKIVGFARRDKSDAEFRAGLEELNRKVSRSGHDDEIWDRFVESIHYHKSEFTDDDGYRRLAERLDEIDRDRGGKGNRLFYIASAPEFFDDILEHLKQAGLNESAEGCWSRVIVEKPFGTDLATAQHLNQVVNRTFEEKDTYRIDHYLGKETAQNLMVLRFANAIFEPLWNSRYIDQIQITCSENLGMEGGRGGYYDKSGALRDMVQNHLLQLLSLVAMEPPTDLSADGVRDEKVKVIRSLRQWDTAKKVAENVVRAQYTAGHVDGVSVPGYCEEDRVDPESQTEAYVALRLMIDTWRWSGVPFYIRMGKRLPKKATEISVHFKAPPCVLFSALPGGVPGGNVLVIRIQPDEGISLRMVSKIPGTSLRLEPVKMDFHYATSFGKGSPEAYERLLLDAMAGDATLFARRDEVEEAWRFIDHIERAWHESDSPPPMAEFVAGTWGPKEADDLLTADGHSWRRL, translated from the coding sequence ATGAGCAATCCCTTCCGCGAAGATCTCGTTTCACGAAACCGTCCCCAGCCCTGCACGGTGGTTATTTTCGGCGCCACCGGCGACCTGACGCACCGCAAGCTGGTTCCGGCACTCTACAACCTCGCGGTGGACGGCGAACTGCCTCCCGGTGTGAAGATCGTCGGCTTCGCGCGTCGCGACAAAAGCGATGCCGAATTCCGTGCCGGACTCGAGGAACTCAACCGCAAGGTGTCGCGCTCCGGCCACGACGACGAGATCTGGGACCGCTTCGTCGAAAGCATTCATTATCACAAGAGCGAGTTCACCGATGACGATGGTTACCGGCGTCTTGCCGAGCGCCTCGACGAGATCGATCGGGATCGCGGAGGCAAGGGCAACCGCCTGTTCTACATCGCCAGTGCTCCCGAGTTCTTCGATGACATCCTCGAACACCTGAAACAGGCGGGTCTCAACGAGTCGGCCGAAGGTTGCTGGTCGCGGGTGATCGTGGAGAAGCCGTTCGGTACCGATCTCGCGACGGCGCAGCACCTCAACCAGGTGGTCAACCGGACCTTCGAGGAAAAGGACACCTACCGGATCGACCATTACCTCGGGAAGGAAACGGCGCAGAACCTGATGGTGCTCCGGTTTGCCAACGCGATCTTCGAGCCGCTCTGGAACAGCCGCTACATCGACCAGATCCAGATCACCTGCTCAGAGAATCTCGGCATGGAAGGCGGACGGGGAGGTTACTACGACAAGTCCGGTGCGTTGCGGGACATGGTGCAGAACCACCTGTTGCAGCTTCTCAGTCTCGTGGCGATGGAGCCGCCGACCGACCTCAGCGCGGACGGTGTGCGGGACGAGAAGGTGAAGGTGATCCGCTCGCTGCGTCAGTGGGACACCGCCAAGAAGGTCGCGGAGAATGTCGTGCGTGCCCAATACACCGCCGGCCATGTCGATGGGGTGAGCGTTCCCGGCTACTGCGAGGAAGACCGCGTGGATCCCGAGAGCCAGACCGAGGCGTATGTCGCGCTGCGTCTGATGATCGACACGTGGCGTTGGAGCGGCGTGCCGTTCTACATCCGCATGGGCAAGCGTCTGCCGAAGAAGGCGACCGAGATCTCGGTGCATTTCAAGGCGCCGCCCTGCGTTCTCTTCAGCGCGCTTCCGGGTGGTGTGCCCGGTGGTAACGTGCTGGTGATCCGGATCCAGCCGGACGAGGGAATTTCGCTGCGCATGGTTTCCAAGATCCCGGGCACCAGCCTGCGTCTCGAACCGGTGAAGATGGATTTCCACTACGCGACGAGCTTCGGCAAAGGCAGCCCGGAAGCCTACGAGCGGCTGTTGCTCGACGCGATGGCGGGCGACGCGACCCTGTTCGCGCGGCGGGATGAGGTTGAGGAGGCATGGCGTTTCATCGACCACATCGAGCGTGCGTGGCACGAAAGCGATTCCCCGCCTCCGATGGCCGAGTTTGTTGCCGGCACGTGGGGGCCGAAGGAGGCCGACGATCTTCTCACGGCCGACGGTCATTCCTGGCGCAGACTCTGA
- a CDS encoding DUF1080 domain-containing protein, translated as MLIRLLVAMALVSVATAEESKWVSLFDGKTLEGWTSSNGGKPGKGWEVVDGSIHRAAKSGDLISAEEFDDFELEFEWRVSPGVNSGLKYRVRKTPAGWIGPEYQILDDAKHSNGKNPKTSASAMYVMFPASESKALAPVGEWNRSKIVVSGKKLEHWLNGKLVVAAEVGSEAWAAAKKSSKFAKIEGYGEPGPGKILLQDHGGEVWFRSLRIRAL; from the coding sequence ATGTTGATTCGTTTGCTGGTTGCGATGGCGTTGGTTTCGGTGGCTACGGCCGAGGAAAGCAAGTGGGTGTCCTTGTTCGATGGCAAGACCCTTGAGGGCTGGACCTCCTCCAATGGCGGCAAGCCCGGCAAGGGGTGGGAAGTGGTCGACGGTAGCATCCACCGTGCCGCCAAGTCCGGCGACCTGATCTCCGCCGAGGAGTTCGACGATTTCGAGTTGGAGTTCGAGTGGCGCGTGTCACCCGGAGTGAACAGCGGACTGAAATACCGGGTCCGCAAGACGCCCGCCGGGTGGATCGGTCCGGAATACCAGATCCTCGACGATGCGAAGCACTCCAACGGCAAGAACCCGAAGACCTCGGCCAGCGCGATGTATGTGATGTTTCCGGCGAGTGAGTCGAAAGCACTCGCGCCGGTGGGGGAGTGGAACCGGTCCAAGATCGTGGTCTCGGGCAAGAAACTGGAGCACTGGCTCAACGGGAAACTCGTTGTGGCGGCCGAGGTCGGATCGGAAGCTTGGGCGGCGGCGAAGAAGTCGAGCAAGTTCGCGAAAATCGAGGGATATGGGGAACCGGGACCGGGCAAGATCCTGCTTCAGGATCATGGCGGGGAAGTTTGGTTTCGATCGCTTCGCATTCGAGCACTCTGA
- a CDS encoding AAA family ATPase, giving the protein MDDTLTDSPAPEPVPTPTSDPAPAPAPEPAPASSEFQLPPDDVAAIDDLGKTYAAFKAELSKAIIGQEDVIEKLAICLFARGHALLMGVPGLAKTLLVSSVAQTFDLSFNRIQFTPDLMPADITGTDIIQESGVGGRREFEFVKGPVFANIVLADEINRAPAKTQSAMLEAMQELKVTVLGHTYDLQPPFFVLATQNPVEQEGTYPLPEAQLDRFMFLIEVDYPDAEEEKQIARATTGSARPELNHLLDGQKVMAYQSLVRRVPVPEHLYDYAVAIVRKTRPALTEAPDWIRDYVAWGAGPRAVQYLILGAKARAALHGNYMASLEDIEAVAASVLGHRVITNFAAESQGMSSKKVVERLIKEMAES; this is encoded by the coding sequence ATGGACGACACCCTGACCGATTCGCCCGCGCCCGAACCCGTGCCCACCCCTACTTCCGATCCGGCGCCTGCACCGGCTCCCGAACCGGCACCCGCCTCCTCCGAATTCCAGCTCCCTCCCGACGACGTCGCGGCGATCGATGATCTCGGCAAGACCTACGCGGCTTTCAAGGCGGAGCTCTCCAAGGCGATCATCGGCCAGGAAGACGTGATCGAGAAACTCGCGATCTGTCTCTTCGCCCGCGGTCACGCGCTGCTGATGGGTGTGCCGGGACTGGCGAAGACCCTCTTGGTTTCATCCGTCGCCCAGACTTTCGATCTCAGCTTCAACCGCATCCAGTTCACGCCCGACCTGATGCCCGCCGACATCACCGGCACCGACATCATTCAGGAAAGCGGCGTCGGCGGCCGACGCGAGTTCGAATTCGTGAAAGGCCCGGTCTTCGCCAACATCGTTCTGGCGGACGAGATCAACCGCGCTCCCGCCAAAACCCAGTCGGCGATGCTTGAGGCGATGCAGGAGCTCAAGGTGACCGTTCTCGGTCACACCTACGACCTGCAACCTCCGTTCTTCGTCCTCGCGACCCAGAACCCGGTCGAACAGGAAGGCACCTATCCCCTTCCCGAAGCGCAGCTCGACCGCTTCATGTTCCTGATCGAGGTCGACTATCCGGACGCCGAGGAGGAAAAGCAGATCGCCCGCGCCACGACCGGCAGCGCCCGTCCGGAGCTCAACCATCTTCTCGATGGCCAGAAAGTCATGGCCTACCAGTCGCTCGTGCGTCGCGTTCCGGTCCCGGAACACCTCTACGACTACGCCGTGGCGATCGTGCGCAAGACACGCCCCGCACTGACCGAAGCCCCCGACTGGATCCGCGACTACGTCGCATGGGGCGCAGGCCCCCGTGCCGTCCAATACCTGATCCTCGGAGCCAAGGCCCGCGCGGCGCTCCACGGCAACTACATGGCCAGCCTCGAGGACATCGAGGCCGTCGCCGCATCCGTCCTCGGCCACCGGGTCATCACCAACTTCGCCGCCGAATCCCAAGGCATGAGTTCGAAGAAGGTCGTCGAGCGCCTGATCAAGGAGATGGCGGAAAGTTGA
- the rpsD gene encoding 30S ribosomal protein S4, whose amino-acid sequence MARYTGPRAKISRRFGVALFGSSKALERRNFPPGQHGLRAGRKKKSDYSIALGEKQKLRFQYGVLEKQFRGYYEEAARRRGVTGEILLQLLEQRLDNVCYRLGFGNTRAAARQLVNHGHVLVNGTKVDVASYQVKPGDKIKIGSKPSAQQLALRMMDLTQSVPLVDWLTLDRETMEGIVERVPERSDIDPLVNEQLIVELYSR is encoded by the coding sequence ATGGCTCGTTACACCGGACCCCGCGCGAAGATCAGCCGCCGCTTTGGCGTCGCTCTCTTCGGTTCCTCGAAGGCCCTCGAACGCCGCAACTTCCCGCCCGGGCAGCACGGTCTCCGTGCCGGCCGGAAAAAGAAGAGCGATTACTCGATCGCGCTTGGCGAGAAGCAAAAGCTCCGCTTCCAATACGGCGTTCTCGAAAAGCAGTTCCGCGGTTATTACGAAGAGGCCGCACGTCGCCGGGGTGTTACCGGTGAGATCCTGCTCCAGCTTCTCGAGCAGCGCCTCGACAACGTTTGCTACCGCCTCGGCTTCGGCAACACCCGCGCCGCCGCGCGCCAGCTCGTCAATCACGGCCACGTTCTCGTGAACGGCACCAAGGTCGACGTTGCCAGCTATCAGGTGAAGCCCGGTGACAAGATCAAGATCGGCTCGAAGCCGTCGGCCCAGCAGCTCGCGCTGCGCATGATGGACCTGACCCAGTCGGTTCCGCTGGTTGACTGGCTCACTCTCGATCGCGAGACGATGGAAGGCATCGTCGAGCGCGTCCCCGAGCGTTCCGACATCGATCCGCTGGTCAACGAGCAGCTCATCGTCGAGCTCTACTCGCGCTGA
- a CDS encoding diflavin oxidoreductase, with amino-acid sequence MIRLPDDAPFTPEQRAWLEDFLSKALAGVAIPSAPTGPAVPVTILWGSQTGNAEGLARKLGKRMKKGNFEPEIFDMAEYDRERLPKEKNLLIITSTYGDGEPPDNAADLYEWILSDAAPQLGDVSYSVLALGDTSYPDFCKCGIDFDQRLAALGASKIQDRVDCDVDFDDEFKAWSEGVIGVLSPEFEVVPGAVSALDQQEEGYSKKRPFPSTILNNFNLNTGGAKETHHVELSLEGSELVYEVGDALGVVPANPPEVVDEILANLPFKTDTEVPLPDGTEGPLRDALIYSYDIGTINKSLIQKWQERSGSPFLRSLVEADDKKAFEDFSWGRDLIDLVVDHPADFADGEDFVGILKKLQPRLYSIASSPNAHPGEVHLCVGIVRYESHGRKRGGICSTFLSDRSDGTTPGVFVHSNKAFRLPESGDTPLIMVGPGTGIAPFRAFLEERKISGAKGANWLFFGNPHQSTDFLYEDELTAFKEDGTLQRLDLAWSRDQKQKVYVQNLMTENGAELWKWLGEGAAFYVCGDASRMAKDVDAALHEIAEKHGGMDAEAAAEFVKQLKKDKRYQRDVY; translated from the coding sequence ATGATCCGACTTCCCGACGACGCACCGTTCACACCCGAGCAACGTGCCTGGCTTGAGGACTTCCTCAGCAAGGCCCTCGCCGGAGTTGCCATCCCGAGTGCCCCGACCGGTCCCGCAGTGCCGGTGACCATCCTGTGGGGTTCCCAGACCGGCAATGCCGAAGGGCTTGCCCGCAAGCTGGGCAAGCGGATGAAGAAGGGCAATTTCGAGCCCGAGATCTTCGATATGGCGGAGTACGACCGCGAGCGGCTCCCGAAGGAAAAGAACCTGCTCATCATCACGTCGACCTACGGTGATGGAGAGCCCCCTGATAATGCGGCGGACCTCTACGAGTGGATTCTCAGCGACGCCGCCCCGCAACTCGGGGATGTCTCGTACTCGGTGCTGGCGCTCGGTGACACGAGCTATCCGGACTTCTGCAAGTGCGGTATCGATTTCGACCAGCGCCTCGCCGCCTTGGGAGCGAGCAAGATCCAGGACCGGGTCGACTGCGATGTCGACTTCGACGACGAATTCAAGGCTTGGTCGGAGGGGGTGATCGGAGTCCTTTCTCCGGAGTTCGAGGTGGTGCCGGGTGCGGTGTCGGCTCTCGACCAGCAAGAGGAAGGCTACTCGAAGAAGCGCCCGTTCCCGTCGACGATCCTCAACAATTTCAACCTCAATACCGGCGGGGCCAAGGAGACCCATCACGTCGAGCTCTCCCTCGAGGGTTCCGAACTCGTCTACGAGGTCGGTGACGCGCTCGGCGTGGTCCCGGCCAACCCGCCCGAAGTGGTCGACGAGATTCTCGCGAATCTGCCGTTCAAGACGGACACCGAAGTGCCTCTGCCTGACGGCACCGAAGGTCCACTCCGTGATGCGCTGATCTATTCCTACGACATAGGTACGATCAACAAGTCGCTCATCCAGAAATGGCAGGAGCGCAGCGGTTCGCCGTTCCTTCGCTCGCTGGTCGAGGCTGACGACAAGAAGGCTTTCGAGGACTTCTCGTGGGGTCGCGACCTGATCGATCTGGTCGTCGATCATCCGGCCGACTTCGCCGATGGCGAGGACTTCGTCGGCATCCTGAAGAAGCTGCAGCCGCGTCTTTACTCGATCGCTTCAAGTCCGAATGCCCACCCGGGTGAGGTTCATCTCTGCGTCGGGATCGTACGCTACGAGAGTCATGGTAGAAAGCGTGGCGGAATCTGTTCCACCTTCCTTTCCGATCGTTCCGACGGCACCACGCCCGGTGTGTTCGTTCACAGCAACAAAGCGTTCCGTTTGCCCGAGAGCGGCGACACGCCGCTGATCATGGTGGGACCCGGAACCGGTATCGCTCCCTTCCGTGCGTTTCTCGAAGAACGCAAGATCAGTGGGGCGAAGGGCGCGAACTGGCTGTTCTTCGGCAACCCGCACCAGTCGACTGACTTCCTCTACGAAGACGAACTCACCGCCTTCAAGGAGGACGGAACGCTGCAGCGTCTCGATCTCGCCTGGTCTCGCGACCAGAAGCAGAAGGTCTACGTGCAGAACCTGATGACCGAAAACGGCGCCGAGCTCTGGAAGTGGCTTGGGGAGGGTGCCGCCTTCTACGTCTGCGGTGATGCGTCGCGGATGGCGAAGGATGTCGATGCGGCCCTGCACGAGATTGCGGAGAAGCACGGTGGCATGGATGCGGAAGCGGCTGCCGAGTTCGTCAAGCAGCTCAAAAAGGACAAACGCTACCAGCGCGACGTCTACTGA
- a CDS encoding glucose-6-phosphate dehydrogenase assembly protein OpcA, with protein MSETLSMHPELGREVPIGSIDRELHQLWEEDDARTNASLINLAVYSEEPDALVRNSAAVRELTREHACRAILIGIDREAEEASIRAWITAHCHLSHGQKSVCCEQIAFALTGRATGRLRNTVFAHLNSDLPLILWWQGELSPIFSERFYSLVDRFVFDSSSWKDPLDSFSRILEASETSNRLVVQDLSWTRCYQFRVSVAALFDDPVASESAGAIQSVRIVHHPDHRLTALQLLAWLAVQAGWRDGLELHLADSRRGGNGESFSFESATGQAITATLVPDADGPPLGRLEIEAGEVRIDVVRDPGSSHLLRRLECGGHRSESPAPVDPDGSVELVGEQLSRGGKNSLYRKILPRFLELLSC; from the coding sequence ATGAGCGAAACCCTTTCCATGCATCCCGAACTGGGTCGCGAAGTCCCGATCGGCTCGATCGATCGGGAACTGCACCAACTGTGGGAGGAGGACGATGCGCGGACCAACGCCTCACTGATCAATCTCGCCGTCTACTCCGAGGAGCCCGACGCGCTGGTTCGAAATTCGGCAGCCGTCCGTGAGCTGACTCGCGAGCATGCCTGCCGGGCGATCCTGATCGGTATCGACCGTGAGGCCGAGGAGGCCTCGATCCGGGCGTGGATCACGGCGCATTGCCATCTCAGCCACGGTCAGAAGTCGGTTTGCTGCGAGCAAATCGCTTTCGCGCTCACCGGTCGGGCGACGGGCCGGCTCCGGAACACCGTTTTCGCTCACCTGAATTCCGATCTGCCGCTGATTCTTTGGTGGCAGGGGGAGCTCAGCCCGATTTTCAGCGAGCGCTTCTACAGTCTCGTCGACCGATTCGTCTTCGATAGCTCGTCGTGGAAGGATCCACTCGATTCCTTCAGCCGGATCCTCGAGGCAAGCGAGACGTCGAACCGACTGGTTGTGCAGGACCTGTCGTGGACCCGCTGCTACCAGTTCCGTGTTTCGGTCGCGGCGCTGTTCGACGACCCGGTGGCTTCCGAGTCGGCCGGGGCGATCCAATCGGTGAGAATCGTCCATCACCCGGACCATCGGTTGACCGCCCTGCAGCTTCTGGCCTGGCTCGCGGTTCAAGCGGGTTGGCGCGACGGGCTTGAGCTGCATCTGGCGGACTCCCGCCGGGGCGGGAATGGGGAGAGTTTCTCGTTTGAGTCGGCCACGGGCCAGGCGATCACGGCCACTTTGGTGCCCGATGCCGACGGTCCGCCGCTCGGAAGGCTCGAAATTGAGGCCGGTGAGGTTCGTATCGATGTCGTCCGCGATCCCGGCAGCAGCCATCTTCTCCGCCGTCTCGAATGCGGAGGACACCGCTCCGAATCTCCGGCACCGGTGGATCCTGACGGTTCGGTCGAACTCGTCGGTGAGCAGCTTTCCCGCGGTGGCAAGAACTCCTTGTACCGCAAGATCCTGCCGCGATTCCTTGAACTCCTTTCCTGCTGA
- the rpsM gene encoding 30S ribosomal protein S13, whose protein sequence is MARIFGIEIPNEKRIEASLRYIYGIGTTTASRILEHAGIDPNLRTGQLSEDQLVKIGTVIQSEGIIIEGDLRREKQAQLKRLTSINCVRGIRHKRGLPVRGQRTRTNARTRKGKRKTVGVKK, encoded by the coding sequence ATGGCACGAATTTTCGGCATCGAAATCCCCAACGAAAAGCGCATCGAGGCGTCGCTCCGTTACATCTACGGTATCGGAACAACCACCGCGTCGCGCATTCTTGAACACGCAGGCATCGACCCCAACCTCCGGACCGGACAGCTGTCCGAGGACCAGTTGGTAAAGATCGGCACCGTGATCCAGAGCGAGGGGATCATCATCGAGGGCGACCTCCGCCGTGAGAAGCAGGCCCAGCTCAAGCGCCTGACCTCGATCAACTGCGTGCGCGGCATCCGCCACAAGCGAGGCCTTCCGGTCCGTGGCCAGCGCACCCGCACCAACGCCCGCACCCGGAAGGGCAAGCGGAAGACCGTGGGCGTGAAGAAGTAA